A segment of the Paramisgurnus dabryanus chromosome 5, PD_genome_1.1, whole genome shotgun sequence genome:
ATCGTGAGACGGAGAGAAACAGCAATCAGAATGAGCGGAGCGGCTCTTGCGCTGGAGGTggtggtggtcttcttcctcgcCCTCTTCCTGCTTCATCGCTATGGAGATTTTAGGAAGCAGCACAGGATGGTGCTGTTCGCCACCCTCCTCGCCTGGTTCCTGTGCTTCCTCATCGTCTTCATCCTTCCACTGGACGTCAGCACGGTGAGAGAGAAACTTTTTGGGTTTAGGGGTAACTTAAAGGTTGTAGGTTCGATTACCATCAGGCTTATAATCTGTCACTATCATTGTCATTGTGTTAACAACCTGGTTTTAAATACACCACATTACAAACTCAATTCCTGAGAcctgttgtttttttttgttaacatCCACAGACCATATATAACCAGTGTAAGATTGATAATCAGGTGCACCAGGTGGCAAGCGACACTTTGAGCCCTGATAACTCCTCCAACTCTTCAGTACTTCCAACACAAAAGTAAGTAGGTTTGTTTTGATCTATTTTAAGTGTAGTATAAAACTAATCCTTAAACTTTTCAACATTACCTCATCTCTCCTGATTTCAGGATACCTAGTAAGATCTGTTTTAAACCATGGAGTTACATCCCAGATGGAATTCTGCCAGTGTTTTGGAGGGTTGTGTACTGGACCTCACAGTTTTTAACCTGGTACGCGacatttctgtgaaaataaaatCTTGAAATCTTTACTACTGACTGTTACTCAGTCAtagatgctccaaatctcatcattagattacgAGACTTTAGCCTGAACTTCACCATCAGGGTCACATTCACATATATTTTTCtcttgctgttatatttatagcttaaataataaatcaataattttttgTCCATAGGCTTTTGATTCCCTTCATGCAGTCGTATGCACGTTCGGGAGGTTTCTCAATCTCAGGGAAGATTAAAACGGCTCTTATAGAAAACGCCATTTATTATGGCACATACCTGCTCATCTTCTGCTCTCTGCTCATCTACGTCGCCGTCAGCCCGCAGTGGCATCTCTCCTGGTTTGTGTCGTGCCCACTTCTTGCTTTTTGAACCAATCACGGCACATCATATAGTTCTTTAATTTGTAAACCGTTATCTCTTGTGTAGGTATGACTTGCGGACGATCGGCATTACAGCGGCTAATACCTGGGGTCTATTCCTGCTGGTGTTGTTGCTTGGATACGGCTTGGTAGAAATCCCGCGCTCTTTTTGGAGGGCATCGTGCCATGGGCATCTGCTGGCAAAGACGTATTTTAAAGCAGCAAAGTTAATGACGGAAAAAGCGGATGCTGAGGAAAACCTGGAGGATGCCATGGAGGTGAGGGGCACGGTTTTATTGGTCATTGGTGATAGTTTCGAAATGGCCATGTGCTGGTGATGTATGATGTAACTGtgatataaaattatatttattgtttCATAGGATGTCCGAAGAGTTAATGAAACGATCAAATACAACCATCCGCTGAGGAAGTGCATCGATACTATTCTGAGAAAGGCAAGTGAGCTTTGCTGTTTGTGCGGTGTGGATAGTTGTGAGTAATATTATGCATATAGCATAACCTGTGTGTCGTCCACAGTGTCCTGTAGAGTACCAGGAGAAGCTGGGCAGGAACATGGACGATTATGAGGACTTTGATGATAAAGGAAACCCTTATCCGAGTAAAACGAGTTTAGTCAAACTACATAAACAGGTAATAATATTGTTAAATAATCTAAGAAACAACCCCTTAACTGGTGCCATCCCATGAGCGGGACACCTTTCAATATTCTGCATGTAAATTTTAACCCATCACAACAAACTGTATATCATTGGAAAAGTCTAAGAGTCTAGAATACATATTTCAACCatcttttataaaataaattatgtatggAGAATATCTGATTCATTTATTAAAAGAGtgtgcctcaaaacatttatatcctgctaaatgtcactgtcccCCCAGCAAGACGCCTAtgtttacttcagtgttttgcatgtgaatacttatccaatcatgacaaactatatatttttgAACTATAAACCATTTTGGGAAAATTATGACGTAGTGAGAGTCACTTTCTAAAATTTCACAGGGCCACATGTGGacccaatttgtttttatataagtATAGCACTTATACCCTATTTTAAACCTAAACAATCTTGATAGCTATATATCGTTGaaaagctctaagagtgtagttttcatatatCATCACTATTTTGGGGACAAATGACgtagtgagagtcagtttctaaaaggTCACAGGCATACAGGTAGGcccaatttgtttttacatatttataacaatAAACCCCTACTctaaacttaaaaaacattgacaaactatatatcactgaAAAAACACTCAgaatgttttcatatttcaaggtcTTCTGATGATAGAaatgatatattttttgttacatgacccccccccccccccataggaatgtatattaattattatatattcataacACTATATTCTATTATAAATCTTAAAAAATTTTGACAATTTAAATATCATTGAAAAGCTCTAAGAATATAGTTTataattcaaaacattttagtattaataataatgcagtgactgtAATTTATTAAATTGTGACAAAAGTTTtcagcaaaccgttgacacctagtggccgttgttggtaaaaccactaaatgtgtgacacaaacaatattttttaatttgaagATTTTTAACTAAAAATTTGGATCAGAACCAACTAGTTAATATTTATGTCTTAAATTTGTAGCATTTCCGGTGTGAAacaatataatttttataattttatgtataaaaaatatacttacttttatttattacaataaatgtaaagtgctataacatttttttttacctttagacactttacattttttaaccTTTAGACACTGTGAAAACTTtaaaagtgtcttctttaaaacaagaccaataTTAGGATTCTAGACCAAAAAGTACCTGggttatattaatttaaatttgtaCATCACCACTCAAAAAGGGCTGcgtcaggggtctccaacgtagtgccaaagcacattcttttaatagtctcaattgtaatatttatttattacatattttcaTATTAGCTTGGCAtggtttatgtatgttaacattttaaacaatatgaaaacatgtcaacaagtaaaataaaaataaataaaatcaacaaataaaaaaaaacgttttaagtagattatatcaaaaagtagccctcctgattgttttatccattgtggtagcccttgctcacaacaAGGTTGGAAACCACCTGGTTTAAACtatttgttatttatattaaaatatatgtatgtatatgtatatgtatttgTATATGTTATGCcgttattagggatgcaccgatactggtatcgggtatcgggctcgataccacattttctaaagtactcgtactcgttaaaagtcccccgatacctggaatcgataccacggtctgagaaatgtctatgtttgagcggcgtgtaaggggttaatgcctcttgtgttgtccaaagaggcagagtttacaacaaactggaaaactagtcctttgtttttttgttaaattatatgactaaagctgttacctgtaaatttaaatcatgtttttttattaagtactccgtatcggtatcggcaagtactgaaatgcaagtactcgtattccaaaaaagtggtatcggtgcatccctagcagTTATCTAAGGGTTAGTGGGCTGAAAGGTTATGAACAATTAAAATGTGATTGTAGGTGAACTTCAGGGAAATGTTTTTGCATAGTTTGCTCCCTTTCAGAGAAATGCATTGTCATTCTCATGTGTTTATCAGGTGATCTATGCTGTTCAGAGGCATAATCGCACACAGGTACAGTGGCAGATTCTGTTGGACGAGGCTTTTCACTTAGAGGATGTGGCCAAAAATGAGACGAGCCCCACCCACCAATTCAGTCACAGTTTCCCCTCTACAGAAACACCGGGATGGGTCAGCAAATACCTGTACACACCCACTGCAGGTGAGAATAGTCATAAATACCTTCATAGACTTTTTGTGGACACAATACAATACTTTGAGCTCTTTTATGCACACCTGCAGCGCGACCTGTAACCCTTTTAAAGCCTCTTAACAATTTCTGTTTCAAATTCAGGTCAAAAACACTTTGAAATTAAAACAAGGCATTCATATGAACCCGCTCATGCTGCGAGTTAAAATTTTCTTATCAAGAAAGCAATTATTTGTTGATTTTCAAACTagtttttctgtttaataacCAATGAGCGAGGAATAAATCAATATTTGAACACTTAGGTTACACTTAAAACATATCAATGTCAAGTGGCATTTCTTTTACAAattgtgaacacaaacacactttttaaagcaaatatgtgtgtaagtttttaattatcatGAAACAATAGATTAAGCGTCAGATAGATTCAAAATATAGACAATAAATCTTCCAGACTCCACATTGTACCTGGGTGCTATCAGCAAAAAATCTTAATCTTGTTTACGGTTGCAAAATTCTTGGAATTCTGGAATCTTTCCATGGAAATTGCACAGTATTATATGGGAATTGTGGCACACGGGTAAAGATAAGTCTAATTTTGAGGAAGCTAATGTTTGAATGTGATACAGTTTGTATAAATTacccaaaataattttttgcatgaaaaaaatgaacatttgaagtttgtttctagtacttaccattttttttttttcaattcaattttatttatatagcgcttttcacaaaagtcaattgtttcaaagcagctttacataaatagaagcagtgaaagcacagaaaaacgacagatagcacaacaaaatacaaaataaatttgctgcggctatgactcaatattataagtgcacgtattactaaagcaacgtctagaagaggaagctaagtaaagcccaaaaaaaattgcccattcttggacaattacaccaaatgtgacagaagtgcaaactttaccccataggtggggttaattgtaacaggcagggggttagttgtaacacttgctaaaaaattaagtttgcaggcaaatatttcaatactattttgtctatatacttaaagtggatattgtttatatatctgtctataatataCAGGTTTTTACAGTATTCATCCCTCATCTAACCacagttcaattataaatggatacaaatgtctaaatatgtgaggaaaagcagcacaattatgacaaaacatttttttatgtgacccagtctgtaataaccatactacagtttcaaaatcaaattctgagatattgagcatcaaagtttgattttagccgttcatttcattatgatttcaatctttgaagtgatcttattcaatcaatattaaagatatgaacaaaaatacatttgacacaatttttgataaaacaggcacatttattttgttggcagccagcaatcataaGTGCGTAGCCgttttaaaacaacggcaagaattacacTAACGTTagtggttttcatatcgtaagtgctgaggggttagtaaCACCGCtgggtgaaaatattttcaagcccaccaaaaagttgctaagagctgcagacatatttaaAAACGATGCTATgctttagtcaacaagacactgattattaaaggtgcattgtgtaactttcaaaaggatctcttgacagaaatgcaatattatatacattactatattatcagtggtgtataaagacctgacataatgaactgtattgtttttattatcttaaaatgaggcgtttttatctacatacaccacgggTTCCCTtacatgcactgcaaaaaattatttaagaaaaaaaattctttgtatttttgtcttgttttcattaaaaatatctaaaaattcttaaattaagatgctttttcttgatgagcaaaatgacccaagaaaataagtgtagtttttagaccaaacatatcaaatttaagtgattttgtgcataaaacaagcaaaaaaaaatctgccaatggggtaagcacatttttcttgaatttagtgtttaagaaaaatgttcaagattttttgcttaccctattggcagatttttttgcttgttttatgctcatcaagaaaaagcatcttaatttaagaatttgtagatatttttactgaaaacaagacaaaaatactaagaaaactttttcttgaaaatcattttttgcagtgtgtggactgcaattcacaatctcaccactagatgttgCTAAAAATCTtcacagtggacctttaaatctctctctctctctctctctctctctctctctctctctctctctctctctctctctctctctctctctctccctctctctcagaGTGGTACTGGGAGTGTGTTTTTCGGCGCTGGTGTTATCGTGTTCTGGCTGTGGTTTTGTGCGTGTTCTCCGCAGCGGTGGTTTGGTCTGAATGTACCTTCTTTAGCACACAGCCCGTTCTGTCGCTCTTTGCCGTCTTCATCCAACTCGCCGAGAGAGACTACAACTACGTTTACATAGAGGTGAGGAAGTTTCACACACTGGTGTTTCGCCTGACTAAACAGGCAAACTGATTGGTCaacatttaattattattttaaaggcaAACGAATGTGTATACAATCTAGCTCTGTGCATTCAGTGGGACCCCctaaagatgttttttctttgtccaCCAGATGGCGTGTTTTGTCACCATATTTTACCTGTGTTACTGCGTGTACTCGACCGTGTTCAGAATCCGAGTGTTTAACTATTACTACTTGGCTCCTCATCACCAGACAGACGCATACAGCTTGCAGTTTAGCGGGATGTAAGAGAAAAAGcgtgaatataaaataaattgtgattttgtttaaagttatgaaaaatgtaattctgtatGTTCTGCAGGTTATTTTGTCGTCTGACGCCTCCGCTGTGTCTGAATTTTCTGGGTGTGATTCATATGGACTCTACCATCTCACACCAGCAGAGACAGCAAACAGCGTACACTTCGGTAGGGCTTTATACACATGATCATcgtatatatatactgtatacgaATAAATAGGAATGCATCAATATATCGccctataataaaaaaattagaaaacagCCGATGATCAGGGCACATTATATACTGCATCACTCCATTATCTTCACTATCTTTCTCTCCCTTCTTATGTCTTTTTTTCTGTTAGATAATGGGATCCATGCAGGTCCTGTCGTTCATCgctaatgtattttatatatattatccCATGCTAATTGTTCTCCTCTGCATTGCCACATACTTCAGGTGAGATCTTGTATTGTATAAAAGTATTATCATGAATCCTGTCGGGTGATGAATGTCTGGTTAAGTGTTGCTGTGCGTTTCTCTTAGTTTGGGTACACGCTGTTTAAACCTGCTGGGCTTTCAGCAGTTCATGGGAGAGAACGATCTGACCTCAGACCTGGT
Coding sequences within it:
- the lmbrd2a gene encoding G-protein coupled receptor-associated protein LMBRD2a, whose product is MSGAALALEVVVVFFLALFLLHRYGDFRKQHRMVLFATLLAWFLCFLIVFILPLDVSTTIYNQCKIDNQVHQVASDTLSPDNSSNSSVLPTQKIPSKICFKPWSYIPDGILPVFWRVVYWTSQFLTWLLIPFMQSYARSGGFSISGKIKTALIENAIYYGTYLLIFCSLLIYVAVSPQWHLSWYDLRTIGITAANTWGLFLLVLLLGYGLVEIPRSFWRASCHGHLLAKTYFKAAKLMTEKADAEENLEDAMEDVRRVNETIKYNHPLRKCIDTILRKCPVEYQEKLGRNMDDYEDFDDKGNPYPSKTSLVKLHKQVIYAVQRHNRTQVQWQILLDEAFHLEDVAKNETSPTHQFSHSFPSTETPGWVSKYLYTPTAEWYWECVFRRWCYRVLAVVLCVFSAAVVWSECTFFSTQPVLSLFAVFIQLAERDYNYVYIEMACFVTIFYLCYCVYSTVFRIRVFNYYYLAPHHQTDAYSLQFSGMLFCRLTPPLCLNFLGVIHMDSTISHQQRQQTAYTSIMGSMQVLSFIANVFYIYYPMLIVLLCIATYFSLGTRCLNLLGFQQFMGENDLTSDLVDEGKELIRREKRKRQRTEDGESRRREWRDRYGEQRQRYTGKNRNSYSELSDGSSTDTGIAQTRRDRSDKTELLQDVEPLDYNEDEPLDTEDRRYTGGHYLSTSASRSRIFDDV